A window from Zingiber officinale cultivar Zhangliang chromosome 7A, Zo_v1.1, whole genome shotgun sequence encodes these proteins:
- the LOC122001155 gene encoding probable WRKY transcription factor 26, with amino-acid sequence MTSSAGSLDSPANSTGTTAFAFSPTCSSFTELLASDDGGRRDSEGTGGGVPKFKSAPPPSLPISRPPVSASSCFAIPAGLSPAELLDSPLLLSSSHMLPSPTTGTFPAQALNSRFFSATSQLGNSIENKNFSFRTNTIPQNLQTAPYQNSLAAISPWNHHETSGNNSELSSLKSSIKVEAVAPAQANSQASNGGGIQASVSLQDQRRLEDGYNWRKYGQKQVKASDNPRSYYKCTYPNCPTKKKVERSLDGQITEIVYKGTHNHPKPQSTRRNSVAMAQSFQGAVSSKASENSCGQSDMPIDSVQTPDNSSVSFGDDEIDMSSQQNNQDVNDFDEDEPDSKRWKAEGENEGVPGPGNRTVREPRVVVQTQSDIDILDDGYRWRKYGQKVVKGNPNPRSYYKCTTMGCPVRKHVERASHDTKSVITTYEGKHNHDVPAARGSGAPLLTRPQPDCHGVAMAIRPSVMMNHVNQIVANNAFNGRLNAAVDYGLGYQNSINSFITQQQQLLQQQQAHMGNMFSETKEEPREDSFLDSLLI; translated from the exons ATGACTTCTTCCGCCGGAAGCTTGGACTCGCCGGCCAACTCCACCGGGACGACGGCGTTCGCCTTCTCGCCGACCTGCTCCTCCTTCACGGAGCTCCTAGCCAGCGACGACGGAGGCCGGAGGGACTCCGAGGGGACCGGAGGAGGAGTGCCCAAGTTCAAGTCGGCACCGCCACCGTCGCTGCCCATATCCCGACCGCCCGTCTCGGCTTCCTCCTGCTTCGCCATCCCCGCCGGACTTAGCCCTGCGGAGCTCTTGGATTCCCCTCTTCTCCTCTCGTCTTCTCAT ATGTTGCCATCTCCAACTACGGGGACTTTTCCGGCACAAGCTTTGAATTCGAGGTTCTTCTCTGCTACTTCTCAACTTGGCAACAGCATCGAGAACAAAAATTTCTCCTTCCGTACCAACACAATTCCACAAAACTTGCAGACGGCACCGTATCAGAATTCCCTGGCTGCAATTTCTCCG TGGAATCATCATGAGACCAGTGGCAACAACTCTGAACTATCTTCCTTGAAATCCAGCATCAAAGTTGAAGCTGTCGCTCCAGCGCAGGCAAACTCTCAAGCCAGCAATGGCGGTGGAATCCAAGCTTCTGTGTCTCTTCAAGATCAGAGGAGGTTGGAGGATGGATACAACTGGAGGAAATATGGCCAGAAACAAGTCAAAGCAAGTGACAACCCGCGAAGCTACTACAAGTGTACATACCCTAATTGCCCAACGAAGAAGAAGGTGGAGAGATCCTTGGATGGGCAGATCACTGAAATTGTGTACAAGGGGACTCACAATCACCCAAAACCTCAATCCACCAGAAGGAACTCAGTTGCTATGGCCCAATCATTCCAGGGTGCTGTGTCTTCCAAAGCTTCTGAGAACTCCTGCGGGCAATCAGACATGCCTATTGATTCAGTTCAGACGCCTGATAATTCGTCAGTGTCGTTTGGGGATGATGAGATTGATATGAGCTCCCAACAGAATAATCAGGATGTCAATGATTTCGATGAAGATGAACCTGATTCCAAGCGATG GAAGGCGGAAGGTGAGAATGAAGGGGTGCCAGGCCCAGGAAATAGAACTGTTAGAGAGCCCAGAGTGGTGGTTCAGACACAGAGTGACATCGACATCCTTGATGATGGATATCGATGGAGAAAATATGGACAAAAGGTGGTGAAAGGGAATCCAAATCCAAG GAGTTACTACAAATGCACCACCATGGGTTGCCCAGTGAGGAAACATGTGGAGAGAGCATCCCATGATACGAAATCAGTGATCACCACATACGAAGGCAAGCACAACCATGATGTGCCTGCAGCCAGAGGCAGCGGTGCGCCACTACTCACCCGGCCTCAGCCAGATTGCCATGGCGTCGCCATGGCAATTCGCCCATCGGTCATGATGAATCACGTCAACCAAATTGTGGCCAACAATGCCTTCAACGGAAGACTGAATGCAGCGGTGGATTATGGGTTAGGTTATCAGAACTCAATCAACTCATTCATAACTCAACAACAACAGCTGCTGCAGCAGCAACAAGCACACATGGGGAACATGTTCTCCGAAACAAAGGAAGAACCAAGGGAAGACTCGTTCCTCGACTCACTGCTAATTTAA
- the LOC122001156 gene encoding dehydration-responsive element-binding protein 2B-like: MTETDSKRKVRRGSSGSASVSQTLAWWKQHNHQLGSFLDSEKQVVKPPAKGSKKGCMRGKGGPENGSCRYRGVRQRTWGKWVAEIREPNRGGRLWLGTFPDATQAALAYDNAARAMYGALARVNLPSSALCEPTATSYHSDAADASIFSQDSHQQDAVGISVLRQTDMEVQRTGHDGATAMDHALRHKEAGIKLPKVEKIEEVGYYDAANNTSQLHQTETRFPKIEIEQRDELGCYVEPSSSSAADTSNIIFQESNMEEEFSMEEMLNMMATDMTNDEGVTGSNWQHPLPEDITYHSQNLDPAAMIWGLYPNLPDVGFSNSLMVPIGDDWNTSQVDSPKSIAGFGMSNADVPPNQ, encoded by the exons ATGACAGAGACGGATAG TAAGAGGAAAGTACGTAGGGGGAGTAGTGGCTCCGCTTCTGTATCCCAAACACTTGCTTGGTGGAAGCAGCACAATCATCAGCTTGGCAGTTTCCTTGACAGTGAAAAGCAAGTGGTAAAGCCACCTGCGAAAGGTTCAAAAAAAGGATGCATGCGAGGTAAAGGAGGACCAGAGAACGGCAGTTGCAGATATCGTGGTGTAAGACAGCGAACATGGGGCAAATGGGTCGCGGAGATCCGAGAACCAAACCGAGGAGGCCGTCTTTGGTTAGGAACCTTTCCTGATGCCACCCAAGCTGCTCTTGCTTATGATAATGCAGCAAGGGCAATGTATGGAGCTCTTGCTCGTGTCAACTTGCCTAGCAGCGCCTTGTGTGAACCGACCGCGACCTCGTATCATTCAGATGCTGCTGATGCCTCCATCTTTAGCCAAGATTCTCATCAACAGGATGCTGTGGGTATATCTGTGCTTCGCCAGACTGACATGGAGGTTCAAAGAACTGGTCATGACGGTGCAACAGCCATGGACCATGCACTTCGACACAAAGAAGCTGGAATCAAGCTTCCCAAGGTGGAAAAGATAGAGGAGGTAGGATACTATGATGCTGCGAACAATACATCCCAACTCCATCAGACTGAAACCAGGTTTCCGAAGATAGAGATAGAGCAGAGAGATGAGTTGGGGTGTTATGTTGaaccatcatcatcatctgcagCTGACACTTCGAATATCATTTTCCAAGAGTCGAACATGGAGGAAGAATTCTCCATGGAAGAGATGCTGAACATGATGGCTACTGATATGACAAATGATGAAGGCGTCACTGGTTCAAACTGGCAACACCCCTTGCCTGAAGATATTACATACCATTCTCAAAATCTAGATCCTGCTGCCATGATCTGGGGTCTGTACCCGAACCTGCCGGATGTTGGCTTCAGCAACAGTCTGATGGTGCCCATCGGTGATGATTGGAACACTTCGCAAGTCGACTCTCCAAAGAGTATAGCAGGGTTTGGAATGTCCAACGCAGACGTGCCTCCAAACCAATAG